The Dehalogenimonas sp. 4OHTPN genome window below encodes:
- a CDS encoding NAD+ synthase, producing the protein MRQLRIALAQINSTVGDFKGNVRLIVDNIEKARAAGTDIVAFPELAVPGYPPEDLLLKPSFIDANIKALDKVTAATRGITAVVGFVDRKSDLYNAAGIIHDGRLVAIYHKIHLPNYGVFDEQRYFNAGKACPVFGVAGVGVGFNICEDIWFETGPATAQAGAGAEVILNISASPYHHGKHHFRERMLSARAIDNAAIVAFCNMVGGQDELVFDGASVIFDERGNTVARARQFEEELLVADLDVGSVFNKRQQDPVQSKKNVELSCGCPGKRIEVVGSKASAGHTALEKQVSALLEPEAEVYKALVLGTRDYIHKNGFKGVVIGLSGGVDSSIVATIAVDALGRDAVHGLIMPSRFSSPLSAEYAEQLSVNLGIQTQKISIEQAYQAYLDSLSGVFSGIEPDVTEENIQARIRGNLLMALSNKFGWLVLNTGNKSEVATGYTTLYGDMAGGFAIIKDVPKTLVYQLCQYRNHSAGFDLVPQGVLKRVPSAELRPGQTDQDSLPPYDLLDPILLAYVEEDKSVEQIVGQGYDEKTVKKVARLVDGSEYKRRQAPPGIKITPKAFGRDRRLPITNKFREWGDFK; encoded by the coding sequence ATGAGACAGCTGCGAATCGCACTCGCCCAGATTAACTCCACCGTCGGCGATTTCAAAGGGAACGTCCGGCTGATTGTAGATAATATCGAAAAAGCTCGGGCCGCCGGCACCGATATTGTTGCCTTCCCGGAGCTGGCTGTACCCGGTTATCCGCCTGAAGACCTGTTACTTAAACCCAGTTTCATTGACGCCAACATCAAGGCGCTGGACAAAGTAACCGCCGCAACCCGCGGCATTACCGCCGTTGTCGGCTTCGTCGATCGCAAATCGGATTTGTATAATGCGGCTGGTATTATCCATGACGGGCGGCTTGTAGCTATCTATCATAAAATACACCTGCCCAACTACGGAGTCTTCGACGAACAGCGCTACTTTAACGCCGGGAAAGCCTGCCCGGTATTCGGTGTGGCTGGCGTAGGAGTAGGTTTCAATATCTGTGAAGACATCTGGTTCGAAACCGGACCGGCTACCGCCCAAGCAGGCGCCGGCGCCGAGGTTATTCTAAATATCTCGGCCTCGCCTTACCATCACGGCAAGCATCATTTCCGGGAGCGCATGCTCAGCGCCCGCGCCATTGATAACGCGGCTATCGTGGCTTTTTGCAATATGGTTGGCGGTCAGGATGAACTGGTCTTCGACGGCGCGAGTGTCATTTTCGACGAGCGCGGCAACACCGTCGCCCGGGCACGTCAATTCGAGGAAGAGTTGCTGGTGGCTGACCTCGATGTTGGCAGTGTGTTCAATAAACGGCAGCAAGATCCGGTACAGTCCAAAAAGAATGTAGAATTGAGTTGCGGCTGTCCCGGTAAGCGCATCGAAGTAGTTGGGTCAAAAGCGAGTGCAGGGCACACCGCGCTGGAAAAACAGGTTTCGGCATTACTCGAACCCGAGGCTGAAGTATACAAAGCCCTGGTGCTCGGCACCCGGGATTATATACATAAAAACGGGTTCAAAGGTGTCGTCATCGGGCTGTCCGGAGGCGTCGATTCATCGATCGTTGCTACCATCGCCGTCGATGCCCTCGGGAGAGACGCCGTCCACGGGCTGATTATGCCATCGCGTTTCTCATCGCCCCTTTCCGCTGAGTATGCTGAACAACTGTCGGTAAATTTGGGGATACAAACCCAAAAAATATCCATCGAACAGGCTTATCAGGCCTACCTCGACAGTCTTTCAGGTGTCTTTTCCGGCATCGAGCCAGACGTCACTGAGGAGAACATACAGGCCCGTATCCGCGGCAACCTGTTAATGGCATTGTCCAACAAATTTGGATGGCTGGTACTTAACACCGGTAATAAGAGTGAAGTCGCCACGGGCTATACGACTCTTTACGGCGATATGGCTGGAGGCTTCGCTATTATCAAAGACGTACCCAAAACACTGGTTTACCAGCTTTGCCAATATCGCAACCATTCGGCCGGATTCGATCTGGTGCCTCAAGGCGTGCTGAAACGCGTTCCGTCAGCCGAGCTGCGGCCGGGGCAAACCGACCAGGACTCGTTGCCGCCCTATGACCTGCTGGACCCGATACTCCTGGCCTATGTCGAGGAGGACAAGAGCGTGGAGCAGATTGTTGGTCAGGGGTACGACGAGAAGACAGTCAAAAAGGTTGCCCGGCTTGTCGACGGCAGTGAGTATAAACGGCGGCAGGCGCCACCGGGAATTAAGATCACACCCAAGGCATTCGGCCGTGACAGGCGGCTGCCCATCACCAACAAATTTAGGGAGTGGGGAGACTTTAAATGA
- a CDS encoding nitrogen fixation protein NifH, with product MAIWRDKVKAGSIAWLLEPDAENLAVRYLALRDLTGLSYTDPELAKAREDGFSTGPIAKVLEAQRPGGYWVKPGPGYSPKYTGTVWSLALLAQLGADVAEPRVLRAVEYVLEKTVAPVGWFSYNGTNSGLIHCHAGYLGESMQMLGLGDDPRMKKAIELQARLITGEGIAEGGSDNPLRYYRYTFGSNFVCGANGGKPCAWGAVKAMKAMTAVPEHERTPIMVEAINKGIAFLLGTDLTKCNYPYREGGKVSANWLKFGFPNFYISDMLEVLEILSRIGRGGDPRLQNVWQLVMDKQDAAGRWPMEYSYNGKMASDIEAKGKPSKWVTLRVLRTLKAAFPN from the coding sequence GTGGCAATATGGCGCGATAAAGTCAAAGCCGGGTCTATTGCCTGGCTTCTCGAACCGGACGCCGAGAACCTCGCAGTCAGATACCTGGCACTACGTGACCTGACGGGGTTGTCGTATACCGATCCTGAATTGGCGAAAGCAAGGGAAGACGGATTTTCAACCGGCCCCATTGCCAAGGTGCTTGAGGCTCAGCGGCCCGGTGGCTACTGGGTAAAACCAGGTCCGGGATACAGTCCAAAATACACCGGCACAGTCTGGTCGCTGGCACTGTTAGCGCAATTGGGAGCCGATGTGGCAGAACCCCGGGTATTGCGGGCGGTAGAATATGTTCTGGAGAAAACAGTGGCTCCGGTCGGCTGGTTCAGCTACAACGGGACCAATTCAGGATTAATACACTGCCATGCCGGCTATCTTGGCGAATCTATGCAAATGCTCGGGCTCGGGGATGATCCCAGGATGAAAAAGGCGATCGAACTTCAAGCCCGCCTGATTACGGGAGAAGGTATTGCTGAAGGCGGGAGTGATAACCCCCTCAGGTATTACCGGTATACATTCGGGTCAAATTTTGTTTGTGGTGCCAATGGAGGCAAACCCTGCGCCTGGGGCGCAGTAAAAGCAATGAAAGCCATGACCGCGGTCCCGGAGCACGAACGGACCCCAATAATGGTTGAGGCTATCAACAAAGGAATCGCTTTCTTATTGGGAACAGACCTGACAAAATGCAATTATCCATACCGGGAAGGTGGAAAAGTCAGCGCAAACTGGTTGAAATTCGGCTTTCCGAACTTTTATATCTCCGATATGCTGGAGGTGCTTGAAATTCTATCCCGTATTGGCAGGGGCGGTGATCCTCGGCTTCAGAACGTCTGGCAACTGGTGATGGATAAACAGGATGCCGCGGGACGCTGGCCTATGGAGTACTCCTACAACGGCAAGATGGCATCGGATATTGAGGCGAAGGGCAAGCCCAGCAAATGGGTTACGCTGCGGGTGTTGAGGACTTTGAAGGCGGCTTTTCCCAATTAG
- a CDS encoding Maf family nucleotide pyrophosphatase produces MVEQFDSIKVKLEGIGEFGEAASAYQGFRVSVFGGIPGETVEARVIRISHTGLDAVVEKVIEASPDRRSAVCEKFGECSGCQWQHIRYSRQLELKQELVRRALKSQGLDSAGVQPVQASPDEFGYRNHARLTVRRRINQIGFINRVSRRFVPIDQCPIMAEGINSLMAALFGRCAETTQFSIRYGINTDDYLIQPRMLNPEITVTTGQPHYFEVMSGRKFRVSSPAFFQVNTPQAERLADLIRTRLQLSGSETIIDAYAGVGTFAALLAPYAKKVIAIEESGAAVKDARVNVRDIPNIELLEAKTESVLPHLGRLADAIIIDPSRSGCHPAVLKSLSFYPPKRLVYVSCNPEALACDLRVLTRGPYAVNDISPVDLFPQTYHVETLATLILDENKEKNFHARQKLVLASASPRRSEVLTAMGLVFEVAASEIAEALTEGLSPEEQAKAHAVNKAAAVAERYGAGTIIAADTIVVSGDEILGKPGSAEEATAMLRKLRGKTHRVVSGVAVTDAANGEDIAGFSTTLVTMRHYTDEEIEHYVKTGSPLDKAGAYGIQDKAFNPVSHIKGCYLNVVGLPVCLMQGLLLKLGVHPTVSTNWRPDGNCQDCRKWQCA; encoded by the coding sequence ATGGTCGAACAATTCGATAGTATTAAGGTCAAACTCGAAGGCATTGGAGAATTCGGCGAGGCTGCTTCGGCATACCAGGGGTTCCGAGTCTCGGTTTTCGGCGGTATACCTGGGGAGACGGTCGAAGCAAGGGTCATCCGCATCAGCCACACTGGACTCGATGCTGTCGTAGAAAAGGTCATTGAAGCTTCACCCGACCGGCGGTCCGCGGTTTGTGAAAAATTCGGTGAATGCTCCGGCTGTCAGTGGCAGCATATCAGGTATTCCCGCCAGCTTGAACTCAAGCAAGAACTGGTTCGCCGGGCGCTTAAGTCTCAAGGGCTCGACTCAGCAGGCGTCCAACCGGTGCAGGCCTCTCCTGATGAGTTCGGCTACCGCAACCACGCCCGGTTAACGGTACGCCGCCGTATCAACCAAATCGGTTTTATCAACCGGGTTAGCCGCCGTTTCGTGCCGATCGATCAGTGCCCGATCATGGCTGAGGGTATCAACAGCCTCATGGCTGCTCTTTTCGGCCGCTGCGCCGAAACCACCCAGTTCTCCATCCGCTACGGCATCAACACCGACGATTATCTTATCCAGCCGCGGATGCTGAATCCGGAGATTACTGTGACCACCGGTCAGCCGCACTACTTTGAGGTTATGAGCGGACGTAAATTCAGGGTGTCTTCACCTGCGTTCTTCCAGGTCAACACACCCCAGGCGGAAAGATTGGCTGACCTCATCCGCACCAGGCTGCAACTGTCGGGCAGCGAGACGATTATTGACGCTTACGCCGGTGTTGGCACGTTCGCCGCTCTGCTTGCGCCCTACGCTAAGAAGGTCATCGCTATCGAGGAGTCCGGAGCCGCGGTCAAGGACGCTCGGGTCAATGTTCGCGACATCCCAAACATCGAACTATTGGAAGCAAAAACCGAATCGGTGCTGCCTCACCTCGGCCGGCTGGCTGACGCCATCATCATCGACCCGTCACGCTCTGGCTGTCATCCGGCCGTCCTGAAATCCCTTAGCTTCTACCCGCCGAAGCGTCTGGTGTATGTCTCCTGCAACCCCGAAGCCTTGGCCTGCGACCTGCGGGTGCTGACCCGCGGACCTTATGCCGTTAACGACATATCTCCGGTCGACCTGTTTCCCCAGACCTACCACGTGGAGACATTGGCGACGCTGATACTCGACGAGAATAAAGAAAAGAATTTTCACGCCCGACAGAAACTGGTGCTCGCTTCAGCTTCGCCTCGGCGCAGTGAAGTACTGACGGCGATGGGGCTTGTATTCGAGGTGGCCGCGTCTGAAATCGCCGAGGCGCTGACCGAAGGTTTGTCGCCGGAGGAGCAGGCAAAGGCTCATGCTGTAAACAAAGCCGCGGCCGTCGCCGAACGGTATGGCGCCGGCACCATTATCGCCGCGGACACTATCGTCGTTTCGGGCGATGAAATCCTTGGTAAACCAGGTTCAGCGGAAGAAGCGACGGCGATGCTGCGAAAGCTCCGCGGGAAAACTCATCGCGTCGTCAGCGGTGTCGCCGTCACCGACGCGGCAAACGGGGAAGATATAGCCGGTTTCAGCACCACCCTGGTCACAATGAGGCACTACACGGATGAAGAGATAGAGCATTATGTAAAGACTGGCAGTCCGCTGGATAAGGCCGGGGCTTACGGTATTCAGGACAAAGCCTTCAATCCTGTTTCCCACATCAAAGGTTGTTATTTGAATGTCGTCGGATTGCCGGTTTGCTTGATGCAGGGACTCCTTCTCAAGCTCGGCGTACACCCGACTGTCTCAACGAATTGGCGGCCCGACGGAAATTGCCAGGATTGCCGGAAGTGGCAGTGCGCCTAA
- the typA gene encoding translational GTPase TypA, whose translation MPKYRDDIRNIAIIAHVDHGKTSLVDVLLKQSHVFRENQEVGELILDRNALEREKGITILAKNTAVEYRGHKINIIDTPGHADFSGEVERVLNMAEGCLLLIDSVDGPMPQTRFVLKQALDKKLKPIVVITKMDRPTRRIKEVLAMTQDLFLELATEDSQLDYPVIYSTSRGGYATTDPDAVGADLVPLFECILKNIPPPEIEEGPLQLLVSNLDYSTHKGRIAIGRIHRGSISPRDSVVVIDKHGEDHRYSVNEVFTHMGLGRLEVERAEAGDIVAVTGMEDVSIGDTIASPEQPEALPGITIGEPTVKMTFGVNTSPFGGREGKYCTSRQLRARLYRELETNISLRVEDTDSPDVFLVSGRGELHLSILIETMRREGYELELSKPEAITKTVGGKVMEPMESLTVDTVDECIGDLTEMLAKRKGRMTNMHHDDMGNVRMEYHIPTRGLIGFRSGFLTTTRGRGVMNTLFLNYEPWQGEIGTTRSGVLIAAQAGTAVTYGLNNAQARGLTFIDPMTEVYEGMIVGLHARGSDLVVNVCKEKKMTNIRSSTSDIALKLTTPVKMSLEESLDFIEDDELVEVTPKNIRLRKKLLSAHDRKRAGRGGPEEADE comes from the coding sequence GTGCCCAAGTACCGCGACGATATCCGCAACATAGCCATCATCGCCCACGTTGACCATGGCAAAACCAGCCTGGTTGACGTGCTGCTGAAACAGAGCCACGTTTTCCGCGAGAACCAGGAGGTCGGCGAACTCATCTTGGACCGCAACGCCCTCGAGCGTGAAAAAGGCATCACCATTCTGGCCAAGAATACCGCGGTGGAATACCGAGGCCACAAGATCAACATCATCGACACTCCCGGCCACGCCGATTTCTCCGGCGAAGTGGAGCGTGTTTTGAACATGGCCGAGGGCTGCCTTCTACTTATCGATTCGGTCGACGGGCCGATGCCCCAGACGCGCTTCGTGCTGAAGCAGGCGCTGGACAAGAAATTAAAACCCATAGTGGTCATCACCAAGATGGACCGGCCGACGCGCCGCATCAAGGAAGTTCTGGCGATGACCCAGGATCTGTTCCTGGAGCTGGCGACCGAGGATTCTCAATTGGACTACCCGGTCATTTATTCGACCTCCCGGGGCGGCTACGCCACTACCGATCCTGATGCCGTGGGTGCCGACCTGGTACCTCTCTTTGAATGTATCCTGAAAAACATACCGCCGCCGGAAATCGAAGAAGGCCCGCTGCAGCTTTTGGTTTCCAACCTGGACTATTCCACTCACAAAGGACGCATTGCCATCGGCCGCATCCACCGCGGCAGCATCTCGCCCCGGGACTCGGTCGTGGTAATCGATAAGCATGGTGAAGACCATCGCTACTCCGTGAACGAGGTCTTCACCCACATGGGCCTCGGCCGGCTGGAAGTCGAAAGAGCCGAAGCAGGCGATATCGTGGCGGTCACCGGTATGGAAGATGTCAGCATCGGCGATACCATTGCCAGCCCGGAGCAGCCGGAGGCCCTGCCCGGCATCACCATCGGCGAACCGACGGTGAAAATGACCTTTGGTGTAAATACTTCACCGTTCGGCGGCCGTGAAGGTAAATACTGCACTTCACGCCAGCTTCGAGCCCGTCTGTATCGCGAACTGGAGACCAATATATCGCTCCGCGTCGAGGATACGGATTCGCCTGATGTCTTCCTGGTTTCCGGACGCGGCGAACTTCACTTATCAATCCTCATCGAGACCATGCGACGCGAGGGTTACGAGCTGGAGTTGTCCAAGCCGGAAGCGATAACCAAGACGGTCGGCGGCAAAGTGATGGAGCCGATGGAATCTCTGACGGTTGACACTGTCGATGAGTGCATCGGCGACCTGACCGAGATGCTGGCCAAGCGCAAAGGCCGAATGACCAATATGCACCATGACGACATGGGCAACGTGCGCATGGAATATCATATACCCACCCGCGGCCTCATCGGCTTCCGCAGCGGATTCCTGACCACCACACGCGGCCGCGGCGTGATGAACACTTTGTTCCTTAACTATGAACCATGGCAGGGTGAGATCGGCACCACCCGTTCGGGCGTGCTCATCGCCGCCCAGGCCGGCACCGCGGTGACTTACGGCTTGAACAACGCCCAGGCCCGGGGCCTGACATTCATCGACCCGATGACCGAGGTTTACGAGGGGATGATCGTCGGACTGCACGCCAGAGGCTCCGACCTGGTGGTCAATGTCTGTAAAGAAAAGAAAATGACCAACATTCGGTCGTCAACTTCCGACATCGCCCTGAAACTAACCACCCCGGTCAAGATGTCGCTGGAGGAATCGCTCGACTTCATCGAGGATGACGAACTGGTTGAGGTTACGCCCAAAAACATCCGTCTGCGCAAGAAGTTGCTGTCAGCGCATGACCGCAAGCGCGCCGGCCGCGGCGGTCCTGAAGAAGCCGACGAGTAG
- a CDS encoding ATP-binding cassette domain-containing protein, which translates to MADSTSRLAVETSNLVKTFGAVKAVDGIDMAVAAGSVYGFLGPNGAGKTTTIRILATLLRPDSGEARIFGHNVVKEADEVRRRVSLTGQFASVDEDLTGRENLVLLSRLQGYSWSQAKKRAWQLLEAFKLSEASERTVKTYSGGMRRRIDIAASIVVTPDLLFLDEPTTGLDPRNRNQVWDIIRSLSGHGCTILLTTQYLEEADQLADRIAVIDNGKIIAEGTSGQLKAMVGTRVFHLRLADPGRRSTVFDILSSQHGSAVRLESDDAEISVRVEDADTAARILWNLSEIGIGTTSFSYDQPSLDEVFLTLTGHTSGIVHNKDPQ; encoded by the coding sequence TTGGCGGACAGCACCTCACGTTTAGCCGTTGAAACCTCAAATCTTGTTAAGACCTTCGGTGCCGTAAAGGCTGTTGACGGCATTGATATGGCGGTTGCCGCCGGATCTGTATACGGTTTTCTGGGGCCGAACGGCGCCGGTAAAACTACAACTATCAGAATACTGGCTACCCTTCTGCGCCCAGATTCCGGCGAAGCCAGGATCTTTGGCCATAATGTGGTCAAAGAAGCGGACGAGGTACGTCGGCGGGTCAGCCTCACCGGGCAGTTCGCTTCAGTGGACGAGGATTTAACCGGTCGAGAAAATCTTGTTCTACTGTCTCGCCTTCAAGGTTACAGTTGGTCTCAAGCTAAGAAAAGGGCTTGGCAGCTCTTGGAAGCCTTCAAGCTATCCGAAGCCAGCGAACGTACAGTTAAAACATATTCAGGCGGTATGAGGCGGCGGATAGATATCGCCGCCAGTATTGTCGTGACTCCGGACCTGCTTTTTTTAGATGAACCAACTACCGGCCTGGATCCCCGCAACCGCAACCAGGTTTGGGATATTATACGCTCACTTTCCGGGCATGGCTGCACTATTCTATTAACAACCCAATATCTTGAGGAAGCCGATCAACTGGCTGACCGCATCGCCGTTATCGACAACGGCAAGATTATAGCGGAGGGTACCAGCGGGCAACTCAAAGCCATGGTCGGCACCAGAGTCTTTCATCTCCGACTGGCTGATCCAGGGCGGCGTTCGACCGTCTTCGATATATTGTCGTCGCAACATGGCAGCGCCGTCCGGCTCGAATCTGACGACGCCGAGATTTCCGTCCGTGTGGAAGACGCTGACACGGCAGCCAGGATATTATGGAATCTATCAGAAATCGGTATCGGGACAACCAGTTTTTCTTACGATCAACCCAGCCTGGATGAGGTATTCCTGACGTTGACCGGCCATACTTCTGGCATCGTCCATAACAAGGACCCACAGTAA
- a CDS encoding ABC transporter permease: protein MNDQLGFQPNTLQTVISIKERPPRLAAISTVLAFSWRALLKIKHVPEQLFDVTASPVIFLLMFTYLFGGALAGSTGEYLQFVLPGILVMTVSLITIYTGLGINQDIKKGVFDRFRSLPIWRPAVIVGALLADAARYTMASMVMILLGVVLGYRPEAGLPGVLLAVGLLLIFCSCLSWIWIALGLVMRTPESLMGVTMMILFPLTFASNVFVSPQTMPGWLEAFVNVNPITHLVTAVRGLMSGQADAGETILVLAVSLGLLAVFGPLAIKAYRRKQ, encoded by the coding sequence ATGAACGACCAGCTTGGATTTCAGCCCAATACCTTGCAGACAGTCATATCAATAAAAGAAAGACCGCCGCGCCTCGCGGCGATTTCAACTGTTCTCGCTTTCAGTTGGCGGGCGCTGCTGAAAATCAAACACGTTCCGGAACAGCTTTTTGATGTTACCGCTTCGCCGGTGATTTTCCTCTTGATGTTTACTTATCTATTCGGCGGCGCCCTAGCCGGTTCTACCGGTGAGTATCTTCAATTCGTCCTGCCGGGTATCCTGGTGATGACGGTAAGTCTGATAACGATATATACAGGGCTGGGGATCAATCAAGATATTAAAAAAGGGGTTTTTGACCGGTTTCGCTCGTTGCCAATCTGGCGGCCCGCGGTTATCGTTGGAGCGCTTCTGGCTGACGCCGCTCGTTACACCATGGCTTCCATGGTGATGATTCTTTTGGGAGTGGTACTCGGCTACCGCCCGGAAGCAGGCTTGCCGGGCGTACTGCTGGCGGTCGGGCTGCTTCTGATTTTTTGCTCGTGCTTGTCCTGGATCTGGATTGCCCTGGGTTTGGTGATGCGGACTCCGGAGTCCCTTATGGGCGTAACCATGATGATTTTGTTCCCTTTGACCTTCGCCAGCAACGTCTTTGTATCGCCTCAGACCATGCCTGGCTGGCTTGAAGCTTTTGTGAATGTCAATCCGATCACCCACCTGGTGACCGCGGTCAGGGGCTTGATGTCCGGGCAGGCTGATGCGGGAGAGACAATTTTGGTATTGGCAGTGAGTCTGGGGCTTCTGGCTGTTTTCGGCCCACTGGCTATCAAAGCTTACCGTAGAAAGCAGTAA
- a CDS encoding response regulator, with protein MAKARLMVVEDEAITAEDIRSSLEGMGYDVVAVAATGEEALRIAEKLKPDLVLMDIVLKGGHSGIATAGELRRRFSVPAVYLTAYADPATLAQAKLAEPLGFLTKPFNEADLRASVEMALYKAGAEAERQELIRKLQEALDKVKVLSGLIPICASCKQVRNDKGFWQSVENYITEHSEADFTHGICPACAKKLYPEYFDQLYGKGSGGTPE; from the coding sequence ATGGCTAAAGCCAGGTTAATGGTGGTTGAGGATGAGGCCATCACCGCGGAAGATATCAGGAGCAGCCTTGAAGGCATGGGGTACGATGTAGTCGCGGTGGCCGCCACCGGCGAAGAAGCGCTGCGGATTGCGGAAAAACTTAAACCTGATCTGGTACTTATGGATATCGTCCTTAAAGGTGGGCACTCAGGCATAGCCACGGCTGGAGAACTGCGCCGCCGGTTCTCGGTTCCGGCGGTCTATTTGACCGCATACGCCGACCCGGCAACCCTCGCTCAAGCAAAACTCGCCGAGCCGCTGGGGTTTCTGACCAAGCCCTTCAACGAAGCTGACCTAAGGGCTTCGGTGGAAATGGCTTTATATAAAGCCGGAGCTGAAGCGGAGAGGCAGGAGCTTATCCGTAAGCTTCAGGAGGCTTTGGACAAGGTTAAAGTGCTTTCGGGTCTGATACCAATTTGCGCCAGCTGTAAACAGGTCCGCAATGACAAGGGTTTCTGGCAATCTGTCGAGAACTACATCACCGAACACTCCGAAGCTGACTTCACCCATGGCATCTGCCCTGCCTGTGCTAAAAAACTCTACCCGGAATACTTTGATCAATTATATGGCAAAGGCAGCGGCGGCACACCGGAGTGA